Genomic window (Longimicrobiales bacterium):
GTGCCGCCGAGCCCCGGCCGCCGCACCACCGCGATGTCATTCGCCTCCAGGAGCTGCGCGAACATCTCCGCCAGCAGGTACGACTCGCCGAACGGCTTGGACGCGACCACGACGGGCGTTTCCGGCGCGGCTGCGGCGGGCCTGTCCTGCGCCGTCGCCTGCGCCTGCGCCCCTGTCGCGCACGGCACGGTAGCGCCGAGCACCATCGAGACCAGCAGCGCGTCATGCACGCTCATGATGCCACCGGGCGCAGCAGTGCGCGCTCGAAGAGTGCGGCGACGTAGGCAGTCCCCGGCGCGTCGCGCAGCTCCGCGAAGGTGCCGAGCTGCTCGATGCGGCCGTTCCGCATGACGGCGACAGTGTCGGCGATCAGTCCGGCCTCGGCGAGGTCGTGCGTCACGAACAGCGTCGTCGCCTGGAGCCGGCGGCGCAGCGCGGCAAATGCCGATTGCACGTCCGCGCGCGTGATCGCGTCCAGTGCGCCGAACGGCTCGTCCATGAGCAGGATCGCAGGCTGCGCGGCCAGGGCCCGCGCGATCGCTGCACGCTGTCGCTGTCCGCCCGAGAGTTCGTGCGGAAAGCGGTCGCCGTACTCGGTCACGGGCAGGCCCACCAGCTC
Coding sequences:
- a CDS encoding ATP-binding cassette domain-containing protein encodes the protein APPLDGPVSLEARDVVAQFGDVLALDGVSLRIEPGQCTAIVGESGSGKTTLLRCFNRMVEPRTGAVLVDDTAVSAFPVVTLRRRIGYVPQTGGLLPHWNVLRNVALVPTLLGRADAAGAAAAALELVGLPVTEYGDRFPHELSGGQRQRAAIARALAAQPAILLMDEPFGALDAITRADVQSAFAALRRRLQATTLFVTHDLAEAGLIADTVAVMRNGRIEQLGTFAELRDAPGTAYVAALFERALLRPVAS